From the genome of Solanum lycopersicum chromosome 7, SLM_r2.1:
AGCCCGAATCAATTCATCAAATTCTGTCCACTTTTTGCTTTAGAGCAGAAAAAGACAAACCCTGAGAAGGGCAAAGACATCAAGAAAGATAAGTTTGTTCCCTCAAACAGAAGAATTACAACTCAAGAGGCAAATATCTCAATGAAAAGGTCCTTTGCAGCAATGGGGAATTCATCTGATGAAGAATATGAGGATGATGAGACAGAAAACAAATCCCTTCTTGCACTAGAACAAGAAGATAATTATGACTTTCTTGCTCTTGTAGCAGTAGAAACAAAGGAAGAAAAGGAAACCTGCAGATTACAAGAAACCATATTAGCACTCATGGCTGGATCAGATTCTGAAGAggacaaagaagaagaatatactAATGAAAAGGTTAGTCTTCATCACATACAAGACAATCTAAACTCATACTAAAAAAGGGAGCTAGAATCTTTACTCTACACTCTCATTGATGCATATAAAACCATAGACTCAAAAAGGGAATTGATAATGGAAGATTATGCTCactaagagaagaaaacaagaatcttgaaaaacaaaatcttcatctttTATCCAAGAATACTGAGCTAAGTAAGAACCTAGATTTGGTAACTAAAAGGAATGGAGCACTAACCAAAGAGCTTCTTGTGACTAAAACTGAAGCTGAAAATGGAATGAGATGGATCAGGTCCTCCACATTGCTTGAAAACATTCACAAGAATCGTACATCTGAGAGACATGGGATAGGTTTTGATAAAACTAGATCTCATGTAAAAAATCCCAATATAGATTGTCTATGCATGCACTGTGAGATGGTAGGGCATAAAAGTCATGATtgtcaaagaaaacaaattgctCATAACAAAAACTTGAAATCTTTGAGAAAATCTCATCATGAGAAATCCAATGAGCAAAATCAAATCCCTACAGTCAAATCTCTTCCCAGAAGGTCCAGAAAAAATCTTATTCATCCATTCTCTAAGCATAAATCAAAGTGGATTTGGGTACCAAACTCTAAACCCCGAAATTAAATTGCAGGATCAGTGAGAAGGAAGCAACAACAATGGTACTTGGAAAGTGCATGTTGCAGATACATGACTGGAGATAAAAGAAGCTTCCTCTCACTCAAAAACATCAAAAGAGGAAACGTTGCCTTTGGTAATGGAAAAAGTGGGGAAATTCAGGGaattggaaaggttgggtccatgGATACTCATGCAATTAAGAATGTATACTATGTGAATGGCCTACAACATAATCTATTGATCGTATCTCAAATATACGATAAAGGAAACAATGTTCTCTTTACAGAAAAAGAATGCAGAATAACAAACTCAGTGACTGGGAACCTGGTTCTACTAGGTAAGAGACACAAGAATGTGTACAAAGCCAAGATTGTTAACTCTAAGGAAGATACTCTTAAATGTCTAAGTGCAGTATCTGATTGCTCCATGATCTGGAACAAAAGAATGGgaaacattagcataacaacaataaataaacTCATATCTAAAGACCTGGTTAGGGGACTGCCAACCAAAAGTTTCAGGGACAACCAAGTATGTGAAACCTGCATTCAAGGAAAACAGGTTAGATCATCCTTCAAACCAAAGTTGACAGTGAGTACTACCAAGCCACTAGAACTGCTACACATGGATTTGTGTGGACCAATGCGTATACAAAACAGAGGTGGGAAAAGATATGTGTTTGTAATAGTTGATGACTATTCAAGATTCACTTGGACATTGTTTCTTGCAACAAAGGATGAAACATTCACTATGTTTGAAATCTTTGCAAAGCTGGTTCAGAAAAAactcaacaaagaaataattagCATCAGATCTGATCATGGGCTGGAGTTTGAGAACTCACAATTCGTACAATTTTGTTCTACAAATGGGATTGAGCATAACTTCTCAGCACCTagaacaccacaacaaaatggtgtagttaAGAGGAAAAATAGAACACTGGAAGATATTGCAAGAACAATGTTAATCTCAAGCAAACTTCCAAAATTCTATTGGACTGAAGCAGTAAACATAGGATGCTATCTAATAAACAGATGTATGATCAGATCAGTGTTAAACAAAACACCATATGAGCTtctaaaaggaagaaaaccaaaTTTAGCACATCTTAGGGCCTTTGGGTGTGCATGCTTTATACACAACAATGACAAGGACAACTTGGGAAAATTTGATGCCAAGAGTGATGAAGGAATTTTTCTGCGCTATTCGTCACAAAGCAAAGCGTACAAGGTACtgaataaaagaacaaaccGTGTAGAAGAAAGTGTTCATGTTgtctttaatgaaaataacagTGAAGTTGAAGGAAATTCAAAGGATGAACAGAATGAGGGAACCTGCTCCAAGACATCATAACCAAAAAGATGGGAAGAATAATCCATACCCTCTCATAAAACACATGAAATAAGAGATAAGTCTACTAATGAAACTGGTTCTTCTGCATCTCAAGAGCCAGTAAACATCCCAACTCACAGCTGGAAACATCAAAGCTCTCACCCTTTACAAAACATTCTTACTCCTCTTAACTCAGGCATCTCTACAAGATCCAAATTACGTAGCATGTGTGCCTTCTCTGCCTATGTATCCTTGATTGagacaaaaaatataaaggaagCACTACTAGACTCTGATTGGATTAGtgctatgcaagaagaacttaatcagtttgaaagaagcagAGTATGGAACCTGGTTCCAAAACCTCAAAACAGGACGATAATAGGAACAAGGTGGGTGTTTAGAAATAAGATCGATGAGCAAGGTCAAATAGTACGCAACAAAGCTAGTCTAGTTGTACAGGGATATAACCAAGAAGAAGGGATAGACTACGATGAAACCTTTGCACCCGTAGCAAGAATTGAGGCAATCAGAATATTGATTGCATATGCTGCTCACATGGAATTTAAACTCTATCAAATATATGTCAAAAGTGCCTTCTTAAACGGTTATGTGCAAGAAGAGGTGTATGTGAAACAACCCCCAGGTATTGAGAATACCAAGTATCCTGATCATGCATACAAACTAGACAAAGCACTctatgggctaaaacaagcacctaGAGCATGGTATGATCGATTGTCCACCTTTCTTCTCACATATGGATACATAAGAGGAAAAATTGATAATACACTGTTTCTTTGAAAACAAGGTGAAGATCTATTCATAGTCCatgtatatgtagatgatatcatatTTGGAGGAACTAATGATTTACTTGGAGTAGAATTTGCTCAACTAATGAATAGTGAATTGAGATGAGTATGATGGGCAAGCTAAACTTCTTTTTAGGACTCCAAATTAAACAAACTCCAGTTggaacatcaattcatcaacaaaAGTACATCAAGGAATTATTGAAGAAGTATGatatgaatgaagctaagtcaAATGACACACCCATTGGGACAACAACAAATCTTGATAAAGATGAACCAGGTTCACCAGTAAATGACACTAGATATAAAGGTATGATTGGATCACTCCTATACCTTACTGCCAGTAGACCTGATATAGTGTTCAGTGTGGGTGTATGTGCACGGTTTCAGTCCTGTCCCAaggaatcacatctaaaagtTGTCAAAAGAATCTTGAGATATTTAAAAGGCACAATGAACCTGGTTCTTTGGTATCCAACTGGTGACTCTTCTGATTTAAAAGGATATGCTGACGCAGATTATGCAGGACATATGGTAGATAGAAAAAGTACCTGTGGGATGACACACTTTTTAGGACAATGTCTAATATCTTGGGCAACTAGAAAACAAAATTCGGTTGCTTTATCCACTGCTGAGGCTGAGTATGTAGCAGCTGCTTCATGTTGTGCCCTACTTCTTTGGATAAAACAACAGCTTAAAGATTTTGGCATAAAAACAGGTTGTATTCCTATTCTATGTTATAATACAAGTGCTATGAACATGGCTAAAAACCTAGTTCAACACAAACGCACCAAACACATAGATGTAGACATCACTTCCTTCAtgataatgttgaaaaagaAACACAGTGATGAAGTTCTGCAAAACTGAGGATCAAGTTGCTGATATTTTCACCAAGGCACTAGGAAGAGAATCATTTCAGAAAAATAGACTTGAGTTAGGGATCATCTTTTTAGATTGATTTTTTTCCAACCAAGTTCTAAGGATGTAAGAACCAGGTACAGTCTAGTTGGTTCTACAACTACTTTACACTAAGCAAGGAAAATTAAtagtcaaaaattaaaaaaagggggggggggacaaTTTCTTCTTCTGTCTCCTATGTCACGTCTCTGCAAAGCAGGTGCAATCGTCAAAGCACACGTCTCTTCGATGTCAATTCACCATAATTACTAAAACTCCTTGAATACGACATCAAAACCATTTCCAATAAAGCACTTTCCCCAAACAATCAACCAactctttcttcttctccatttttcagaaaaatcctCTCCATCACCATGGTTAATCCACTCGTTGCTTACTCAGAGGACGAAAGTTCATCTGACAGTGCATCTTCTCAGGGGGAAGAGAACCCCGTCATTGATACTTTACTTAATTAAGGGGAAAAAACCAACTTCCAACCAAACCATCTACATCCTCACCCAAATCAGTTCCGTCTACATCTCCACCACCAACTGTTACAGAAACATCTCCACCATCACCATTTAAAGAAACATCTCCACCACCAGTTGCAGAGTCTCCACCACCACCCGTCATAGAATCACCATCACCACCAGTCCAAGAAACCCCATTACCACCAAACTCCGAAACACCCGTAACCACTATCTCAAAAAACCCCTTTTCTTCCCCAACTCACAAAACCACTCCTCAAAATCCACCACCTTCTCTACATTTTCTATACAATGATGACATCCTTATGAGTACACTTCATCCTTAAAAACCAAGACGGCCAAGAAAACACATTGCAGTCAAACAGGTTCGTCCACACAGGCCAGTAACTCGAAGTGCGAATGTAGTCAAACCAACTGATGGTGCAACATCTAGTGTGAAGCGACGTCGTCTGGGTAAGTCTCCAATTCACTCATCTGTTTCTCCAATGATTCTTGATTATGAAACTGATGATATCTCTGAGGGTATACATTCTGAAACTCCTCAGTCAAAGTCAAAATCTGCAAAAAGAAATGTGGATAAATTTCTCAAagttggaaagaaaaaatattttcaaaccaAAACAGTGCTTTGGGGTAGAACTTTTCATCCTGATATTCTATCAATGGACATAGTCAAGCAGGTTTGTGTGTTACTAAGGTTTCAGGGGTTGGATGAGTTATTTCTTGAACCTAGTCTTATTTATGaacaagaagtggtagatttttatacaaatttaataatattggaAGGAGATGTGGTATCTTCTAATGTGAAGGGAGTTGAAATTGTTTTTGATACAACTAAGCTTGGGGAAATCTTGCATATACCATATGTGGGTATTAATTAGTATCATTGGGGTTTTGATGAACATTCTAGCCTGCCAGCTAAATTCTCTCAAGGTAGAGTCAATTCTAGGGCACAAATTGTTTTAAAGGGCATTATGAGATCAGTGCATAAGCTTCTCTTTGAGATAGTACATAAGGTAATACTGCCTAGAGGTTACCAACGTCACATATCCTCCATAAGGAACATGAGACTTATGAATGCTCTTGAGTGCAAAGAACGCATTGACTGGCCCACACTGATCATCAAACATCTTGCTTGAATTGTTGATCCTAAACTAGGTTCTCATCAATTAGCTTTTGGAAATATGTTAACTAGAgtatttgatgcatttgaagtaccATTGGGAGAAGGAAGGGTTTTGACTCATGCATATATGTTTACTCAAACCATTCTTGCTGATTGTGGCATTCCCATGGAGTCGGAGCAGGTCGCTAATGCTTCTCCACGTACATCTGGTCTTGTTGCTCAGTTAATCAGGGAACTCAAAGTGGCAGAGGAAAAATATGCCACTCTTGAATTGGAAAACCAGAATTTACGTGCTGAACTTCATACTTCAAATGCTGAGATTCACAGGTTGAAAGATCAGTTGGTGCAGCAGCAGCTTGCTAACAATACAAGGGTTGACATAGTTCTGGATATGCTTGCTTCTGCCTCCACCAAACCTAGTCAATCTTCAACTTGAAAAGCATTTTGTTTGCACCTGGTTTTGATCATTAACTCTGTGTTGTTAATCTTCTTTGTGTTGCAAGAACACTTTATTTTGCTCAACTGGGTGAGCTTCACTTATTGGTGTGGATGTTATCTTGTTTTGATTATCTATTATTGGActctttttgatttttcaaaaggGGGAAGATTATTATAGTTGCATTATACATGtttgtcttcatcaaaaagggggaatatgTTAGAATCTGATAATCCTACAAACAGAGAAAATTAAAGTTGTgatgataaacaaagaaatgcAAATATATGTGTAAAAAAGGTTTGCCAGATTCATCGCCAAATTTGTCGCAAGTTTGTCAGATTCATCGCCAAATCTGTTGCAACAAGAAGTCACCTAAAACGTGTACAAGAGCTAAAGAATGATGAATATATAAGTTGAGACAAATAAGGAAACCTTAATATATTAAGTAAGGAAGTTGTATAGAAAAAGGATTGTacaataaaaagggaaaatcagtACTCCTTGTTCAACTATGATTACAATTTCCTTACCTTAATTAATAAGGATTCAAGGCAGAAGAAAATCTATAAGAAGAGGACAAACGCAGATAAGAAGATCACGACTTCACATAGAGAGAAAAGTGAGAATTATTCATCGAGTATAAGTCTTCAAGATCGATAGGTTTGCTAAGTTCAAGAAGTTCTTGAGTTAGAAAGTCTTGAATGTGTAAAACTATTTTCTTGTTTCGTTCTTGAGTGTTAGTTATGATTCTTTttacaagaagtgggtttgtcTTCTTGTAGAGTTGAGTTTTGGTGAGgtttgtaacaaaaggtgggtttgaCCTTTGGAGAGTAGAAGTAGTCGATTATAGTTAATCGAGAGTTGTAGTAGTGGCGAGGTTTTTGATTATTCAGTTGTAATAACAAAATCTtctagttgaattaataaaatggggtttttccttccttgattgagaaaggtttttaatttaacaagtgtttgtgttttgacttaaaagcaacttacaagaacctggttctttTTCTAGGGGATAGGTTTATTCAACCTCTATGTAAAATTATCTTGTTCAAGATCCTGATATTAtgttataaagtatttaatCTTACATGTGGCATCAAAGTTTGGATTGTTTGAACatataatcttcataaattaaataaccGCATCAATCTTGGTAGGGTAATAAAGAGTAATTACCGcccaaataaataattttattttgttttagattgcacaaattttgaaattttgtaatcctttaataatgtaataattatGTTTTCGTTTAGATTGTGCAATAAATTAAAGTCTTCGttatattaagtaataaataatatgtgTGTACTTAGTGCAATATAGTTTGTTAGTCATAAAAGAGACCAAACTAGAAAATTAATGTTTACACATTTTATTTATGATCACTTGACATATGTGGATTGATACAATTCATCATTTATTTGCATCTTTAGTATTTCAAGAGAGACTGAGTCTGATTTTTCAACCTGACGCATGTATTATGTTTTAATAGTTTATTAGTCAGCAAAGCGaactaaaatgtttaaaattatccACATGCACAAAACTTTATGATTTTATGtgtaatttgtattatatagttgttagtcaccaaagtgaccaatctagaaaaataaatgtCTACACAT
Proteins encoded in this window:
- the LOC101257086 gene encoding uncharacterized protein, with product MAAPPTTQEGASQTRPPLFNVKYYGWCKNRVMDHLIGENPDLWEVILAGPTMPMKTATDGITKIPKERKEWNAEDKLAIQNNAKAKKILICGIGPDEYNRISSCQDAKAICETLQTAHKGTTQVKKSKIDNLNRQYELFRMAEGETIQDMHTRFTLIINEMYSLGEIVPTGKVVKKLLSVLPETWANKVEDITEARDLDSLAMDELIGNLITYELKKNQEKEIGGKRKERNLVLKATASDDFEDEKYCPYNQKKKTNPEKGKDIKKDKFVPSNRRITTQEANISMKRSFAAMGNSSDEEYEDDETENKSLLALEQEDNYDFLALVAVETKEEKETCRLQETILALMAGSDSEEDKEEEYTNEKNTELSKNLDLVTKRNGALTKELLVTKTEAENGMRWIRSSTLLENIHKNRTSERHGIGSVRRKQQQWYLESACCRYMTGDKRSFLSLKNIKRGNVAFGNGKSGEIQGIGKVGSMDTHAIKNVYYVNGLQHNLLIVSQIYDKGNNVLFTEKECRITNSVTGNLVLLGKRHKNVYKAKIVNSKEDTLKCLSAVSDCSMIWNKRMGNISITTINKLISKDLVRGLPTKSFRDNQVCETCIQGKQVRSSFKPKLTVSTTKPLELLHMDLCGPMRIQNRGGKRYVFVIVDDYSRFTWTLFLATKDETFTMFEIFAKLVQKKLNKEIISIRSDHGLEFENSQFVQFCSTNGIEHNFSAPRTPQQNGVVKRKNRTLEDIARTMLISSKLPKFYWTEAVNIGCYLINRCMIRSVLNKTPYELLKGRKPNLAHLRAFGCACFIHNNDKDNLGKFDAKSDEGIFLRYSSQSKAYKVLNKRTNRVEESVHVVFNENNSEVEGNSKDEQNEGTCSKTS
- the LOC138337400 gene encoding secreted RxLR effector protein 161-like → MGKLNFFLGLQIKQTPVGTSIHQQKYIKELLKKYDMNEAKSNDTPIGTTTNLDKDEPGSPVNDTRYKGMIGSLLYLTASRPDIVFSVGVCARFQSCPKESHLKVVKRILRYLKGTMNLVLWYPTGDSSDLKGYADADYAGHMVDRKSTCGMTHFLGQCLISWATRKQNSVALSTAEAEYVAAASCCALLLWIKQQLKDFGIKTGCIPILCYNTSAMNMAKNLVQHKRTKHIDVDITSFMIMLKKKHSDEVLQN